One Flagellimonas sp. CMM7 genomic region harbors:
- a CDS encoding TIGR00730 family Rossman fold protein, translating to MDSIAVFCGSSTGNDPDVTDMAFKLGEYLAIKDINLVYGGAKVGLMGQVADGVLTQNGNVIGVIPDFLKSKEVFHPNITELIVVETMHERKLEMHERSNGFIALPGGFGTLEELFEIITWGQLGLHQKPIGILNVKGFFGTMLQFLDTMVTNGFLKQENLDMLLVDDTPEKLLAKMEAYKPTAVPKWIAKEQT from the coding sequence ATGGATAGCATTGCGGTTTTTTGTGGAAGCAGCACAGGTAATGACCCTGATGTGACTGATATGGCCTTTAAACTGGGTGAATATTTAGCCATCAAGGACATTAACTTAGTTTACGGTGGAGCCAAAGTGGGACTAATGGGACAAGTTGCTGATGGAGTCTTAACCCAAAACGGGAATGTGATAGGTGTGATACCTGATTTCTTAAAAAGCAAGGAAGTTTTTCACCCAAACATTACCGAACTGATTGTAGTGGAAACCATGCACGAAAGAAAATTGGAAATGCATGAACGGTCCAATGGATTTATAGCCCTTCCTGGAGGGTTTGGTACTTTGGAAGAGTTGTTTGAAATCATTACGTGGGGACAACTTGGACTGCATCAAAAACCTATTGGAATATTGAATGTAAAAGGTTTTTTTGGTACTATGCTTCAGTTTTTGGACACTATGGTGACCAATGGATTTTTAAAACAGGAAAATCTGGATATGTTATTGGTGGATGATACTCCGGAAAAACTTTTGGCAAAAATGGAGGCATATAAACCTACAGCAGTTCCAAAATGGATTGCAAAAGAACAAACTTAG
- the ligA gene encoding NAD-dependent DNA ligase LigA produces MTNQEKITILRDELRGHNYNYYVLDKPTISDYEFDVKLKELQKLEETHPEFYDATSPTLRVGGEVTKNFETIQHEHRMYSLDNSYSKEDLEDWEKRIQRILGDVDVEFTCELKYDGASISLTYEEGKLVKAVTRGDGFQGDNVTTNIKTIKSVPLQLKGDYPSKFDIRGEIILTLEGFAKMNQERLANGEEAYMNPRNTASGSLKLQDSALVAQRPLECLLYSITGKNLNIVSQFEVLDKARSWGFKVPTVAKLCKTTDDVMRFVDYWDVHRHDLPYETDGVVIKVNSLRHQEELGYTAKAPRWAMAYKFKAEQVSTVLHEITYQVGRTGAITPVANLEPVLLAGTTVKRASLHNADQIEKLDIRVGDTVFVEKGGEIIPKIIAVDFTKRPSDSVPTTYIQHCPECNTELIRKEGEAQHFCPNDTGCPTQITGRIQHFISRKAMDIEGLGGETVELLFKEGLIANYADLYSLTKEQVMPLERMAEKSAENLVNGVAASVAIPFERVLFGLGIRYVGETVAKKLAKAYKNIDALIIATEEELVTVDEIGGRIAESVVQFFAEPLNIEIVERLKLYGLQFSLSEEQLQNQSEKLKGQTFVVSGVFESLGRTELKKLIEDNGGKVASSISSKTSFLVAGENMGPSKKTKAEGLGVPIISEQEFLEKLD; encoded by the coding sequence ATGACTAACCAAGAAAAAATCACAATCCTTAGGGATGAATTAAGGGGACATAATTACAACTATTATGTGCTGGATAAACCAACAATTTCGGATTATGAGTTTGATGTAAAACTGAAGGAACTTCAGAAATTAGAAGAAACACATCCGGAGTTTTATGATGCTACTTCTCCTACTTTGAGAGTTGGTGGAGAGGTGACCAAAAATTTTGAAACCATTCAACACGAACATCGTATGTATTCTTTGGATAATTCTTATTCTAAAGAAGACCTAGAGGATTGGGAAAAGCGAATTCAACGTATTTTGGGAGATGTTGATGTGGAATTCACTTGCGAACTAAAATATGACGGAGCTTCTATCAGTCTAACCTATGAAGAAGGGAAATTAGTTAAAGCGGTAACAAGAGGAGATGGTTTTCAAGGAGATAATGTAACCACGAACATTAAGACCATAAAATCTGTCCCACTTCAGCTAAAAGGCGACTACCCATCAAAATTTGACATACGTGGTGAGATTATTCTAACACTGGAAGGTTTTGCCAAAATGAACCAAGAACGCCTTGCCAATGGCGAAGAAGCCTATATGAATCCTAGGAATACAGCATCGGGCAGTTTAAAATTGCAAGATAGCGCTTTGGTAGCGCAACGCCCTTTAGAATGCTTATTGTACAGTATTACCGGTAAAAACCTGAATATTGTTTCCCAGTTTGAAGTTCTGGATAAAGCACGTTCTTGGGGCTTTAAAGTGCCCACTGTTGCAAAATTGTGCAAAACTACGGATGATGTAATGCGGTTTGTTGATTATTGGGATGTACACCGTCATGATTTGCCTTATGAAACAGATGGAGTGGTTATCAAAGTAAATAGTTTACGCCATCAAGAAGAATTGGGTTATACTGCTAAGGCACCGCGTTGGGCTATGGCCTATAAATTTAAAGCTGAGCAGGTTTCAACGGTGCTACATGAAATCACTTATCAGGTAGGGCGGACAGGAGCTATTACACCTGTTGCTAACCTAGAACCGGTTTTACTTGCCGGCACTACTGTAAAGAGAGCCTCTTTGCACAATGCAGATCAGATAGAAAAATTGGATATTAGAGTAGGGGATACTGTTTTTGTAGAGAAGGGAGGAGAGATTATTCCAAAGATTATTGCAGTGGATTTTACCAAACGTCCTTCGGACTCTGTTCCAACCACATATATTCAGCATTGCCCCGAATGTAATACGGAACTGATACGCAAAGAGGGAGAGGCACAGCATTTTTGTCCAAATGATACCGGTTGCCCAACTCAGATAACAGGTCGCATTCAGCATTTTATCTCCAGAAAGGCAATGGATATTGAAGGTTTGGGTGGTGAAACTGTTGAATTGCTTTTTAAAGAAGGGTTGATAGCGAATTATGCAGATTTATACTCCTTGACTAAAGAGCAGGTAATGCCACTGGAACGAATGGCAGAGAAATCTGCAGAGAACCTGGTCAATGGAGTTGCAGCTTCCGTAGCAATTCCTTTTGAGCGTGTGCTGTTTGGTTTGGGAATACGCTACGTAGGCGAGACAGTAGCTAAAAAACTTGCCAAGGCCTACAAGAACATAGATGCCTTGATTATTGCAACGGAAGAAGAACTGGTAACTGTTGATGAGATAGGAGGACGTATTGCTGAAAGTGTTGTACAGTTTTTTGCAGAACCCTTGAATATTGAGATTGTGGAGCGGTTAAAATTGTATGGACTACAGTTTTCATTATCTGAAGAACAGCTGCAAAATCAATCTGAAAAACTAAAGGGGCAGACGTTTGTGGTTTCTGGCGTTTTTGAATCCCTTGGAAGAACAGAACTTAAAAAGCTAATTGAAGACAACGGTGGTAAAGTGGCTTCATCCATCTCCTCCAAAACATCTTTTCTGGTTGCAGGTGAAAACATGGGGCCGAGTAAGAAAACAAAAGCAGAAGGTTTAGGAGTGCCAATTATTTCTGAACAAGAGTTTTTAGAAAAGTTAGATTGA
- the prmC gene encoding peptide chain release factor N(5)-glutamine methyltransferase, producing the protein MLLKEIKTIFHKELDALYPKEEVDSFFYSLIEHYLKLERFVLVVQPNLAITKVEEQPLFKALAELKLEKPLQYILGVAHFMDLELKVNEHVLIPRPETEELVEWIISDCRAIHSRDLKILDIGTGSGCIAIALAKNLPNAKVYAMDISEETLEVAKANAELNTVEVECIHMDILNPKEIEYEFDIIVSNPPYVRELEKEEIKNNVKAYEPSIALFVPDEDALLFYRAIIVFAERYFSKKGNLYLEINQYLGKETKALLEAQNFSEIELRKDFFGNDRMLKGKLD; encoded by the coding sequence ATGCTGCTAAAGGAAATCAAAACTATTTTCCATAAAGAATTAGATGCCCTTTATCCTAAAGAAGAAGTTGATTCCTTTTTTTATAGCTTGATAGAGCATTATCTAAAATTAGAACGGTTTGTATTGGTGGTACAACCCAACCTTGCAATTACCAAGGTTGAAGAACAACCACTTTTTAAAGCTTTAGCTGAGTTGAAACTAGAAAAACCCTTGCAGTATATTTTAGGAGTAGCCCACTTTATGGATTTGGAACTGAAGGTCAATGAACATGTACTGATTCCACGGCCTGAAACAGAGGAATTGGTGGAATGGATAATTTCAGATTGCAGAGCTATACACAGTCGAGACCTGAAAATCCTTGACATAGGTACCGGTAGTGGGTGTATTGCAATTGCTTTGGCAAAAAATCTCCCAAATGCAAAAGTCTATGCAATGGATATTTCAGAAGAAACATTGGAAGTTGCAAAAGCGAATGCAGAATTAAATACTGTTGAAGTTGAATGTATCCACATGGATATTTTAAATCCAAAAGAGATTGAATATGAGTTTGACATTATTGTCTCTAATCCGCCATATGTGAGAGAATTAGAGAAGGAAGAAATCAAGAATAATGTAAAGGCATATGAACCAAGTATAGCGCTTTTTGTTCCAGATGAAGATGCATTGCTATTTTATAGAGCCATTATTGTTTTTGCTGAAAGATACTTTTCTAAAAAAGGAAACTTGTACTTAGAAATCAATCAATATTTAGGAAAGGAAACCAAAGCACTTTTAGAAGCGCAGAATTTTTCAGAAATTGAACTACGCAAAGATTTCTTTGGAAATGATAGAATGCTTAAAGGTAAACTAGATTGA